A genomic region of Burkholderia humptydooensis contains the following coding sequences:
- a CDS encoding esterase/lipase family protein, whose product MTDNTNQTGGGSPFDDGAEQEVVQQIGRTDKDGASVGHFTLTPASDTRRKELLCDVRPIIPVIFLPGVMGSPLVNTETGDEMFFAPNTDGWLGDAGALPTLLGMWFKGASTRETQFDPTVAAVTPFGPIRAGKLQKDDTENQYVDEAEARRRGWGSVYRSSYQPVLAWLEEQLNDVKHLNEVQGQWVKPDPDGKKWTLKPLLDTEPADYGATDAGAQGRGQKLTEKSEAFQHFLKYRYRVYAIGYNWLQSNEKSARDVIEGMDFKDKKSGKSMRLMGIKEIIAENDSGKAIILTHSMGGLVARMAIAMHGGADLMHGVFHNVLPATGAPIAAKRFRTGGGSEGGLNGFINGALLGSNADEFVAVAANAPGALELLPMPDYHNGEPWWIFARLNGEPVMKLPKEGNVYKEIYANSKWYGLVPEQSSSLLDPAGIVKKRLDALPIKTSVSENFSNVMGDVVDNQKKIINTYHDKTYVTYGDGALKPKSSTTSSESHGKRTIEQGKNLDDLLAWGTVIWKGIVPPDVTEEELRAARFMHDSHRGTVRVHLDSRNVTIEFEVQKVTKLPSDSDVPDPEKNGIVAGDGTVPVWSAEAPARGANGGAAPGVQMVFDQGGYVHQESYNHPWARWALLYSIVQIAQDAPEPKC is encoded by the coding sequence ATGACCGATAACACGAATCAAACCGGCGGCGGTTCGCCGTTCGACGATGGCGCCGAGCAAGAGGTCGTGCAGCAGATCGGGCGCACGGACAAGGACGGCGCGTCGGTCGGCCACTTCACGTTGACGCCGGCGAGCGACACGCGACGCAAGGAACTGCTGTGCGACGTTCGGCCGATCATTCCGGTGATCTTCCTGCCGGGGGTGATGGGCTCGCCGCTGGTGAACACGGAAACAGGCGACGAGATGTTCTTTGCGCCGAACACGGACGGCTGGCTGGGGGACGCGGGCGCATTGCCGACGTTGCTCGGCATGTGGTTCAAAGGCGCGTCCACGCGGGAAACGCAGTTTGATCCGACCGTGGCCGCAGTGACCCCGTTCGGCCCGATCCGTGCCGGCAAGCTTCAAAAGGATGACACGGAAAACCAGTATGTCGACGAGGCAGAGGCGCGTCGACGCGGCTGGGGCTCGGTGTACCGCTCGAGCTATCAGCCGGTGCTGGCGTGGCTGGAAGAGCAGTTGAACGATGTGAAGCACCTGAACGAGGTGCAGGGGCAATGGGTCAAGCCCGACCCCGACGGCAAGAAGTGGACGCTCAAGCCCCTGCTGGATACCGAGCCGGCCGACTATGGGGCGACCGATGCCGGCGCGCAAGGCCGGGGGCAGAAGCTCACGGAAAAATCCGAGGCTTTCCAACACTTCCTGAAATACCGGTACCGGGTGTATGCGATCGGCTACAACTGGCTGCAATCGAACGAGAAGTCGGCCCGGGACGTGATCGAGGGCATGGATTTCAAGGACAAGAAATCCGGCAAGTCGATGCGGCTGATGGGGATCAAGGAGATCATCGCGGAGAACGACAGCGGCAAGGCGATCATCCTGACCCACTCGATGGGCGGCTTGGTCGCACGCATGGCGATCGCGATGCACGGTGGAGCGGACCTGATGCACGGCGTGTTCCACAACGTGCTGCCGGCAACCGGCGCGCCGATCGCGGCGAAGCGATTCCGCACCGGTGGCGGCAGCGAAGGCGGGCTGAACGGCTTCATCAATGGCGCGCTGCTCGGGAGCAACGCGGACGAGTTCGTGGCGGTGGCCGCGAACGCGCCGGGCGCGCTCGAACTGTTGCCGATGCCGGATTATCACAACGGTGAACCGTGGTGGATCTTTGCGCGGCTCAACGGTGAACCGGTGATGAAGTTGCCGAAAGAAGGCAACGTTTACAAAGAGATTTATGCCAATTCGAAATGGTACGGTTTGGTCCCAGAACAATCGTCTTCGCTGCTCGATCCGGCGGGAATCGTCAAGAAGCGTCTCGACGCCCTACCAATAAAGACGAGTGTATCTGAGAATTTCAGCAATGTTATGGGTGATGTGGTGGATAACCAGAAGAAAATAATAAATACCTACCACGATAAAACATATGTTACCTATGGGGACGGCGCTTTAAAACCTAAGAGCTCGACCACATCGAGCGAAAGCCACGGCAAACGCACGATCGAACAAGGCAAGAATCTCGACGACCTGTTGGCATGGGGCACGGTAATCTGGAAAGGCATCGTGCCGCCGGACGTGACGGAGGAAGAACTGCGTGCGGCGCGGTTCATGCACGATTCGCATAGAGGCACGGTGCGCGTGCACCTGGACTCGCGCAACGTCACCATCGAATTCGAGGTGCAGAAGGTGACGAAGTTGCCATCGGACAGCGACGTGCCCGATCCCGAGAAGAATGGCATCGTGGCGGGAGACGGAACGGTGCCGGTCTGGTCCGCGGAAGCCCCCGCGCGCGGCGCGAATGGTGGAGCGGCCCCAGGCGTTCAAATGGTGTTTGACCAAGGAGGCTATGTGCATCAGGAAAGCTACAACCATCCGTGGGCGCGCTGGGCGTTGCTCTACAGCATCGTGCAAATCGCACAGGATGCGCCGGAGCCGAAATGCTGA
- a CDS encoding T6SS immunity protein Tli4 family protein: MTNPLLTKPRPWCIGRFVFERPTASEITNQRYAYWGEKLETQHNVSSATYQAKVDGLERELKTKKRTDPGSRDNKTYNPWLEKVLSPKTDSRVFAYKKFYTEGVALPFQTEGYIYENKTLFHMTGSFGSGGLDKFEPVYTDLYRRIKARDNWSVPTESGFCFDGGIATGSSTYPEEVSQSFALMPGRPALLVIQMRDAVDVDQKEPLTKTLPALRAQMDRVSSGSYRILRQGKRTVAGMDAEEVLFALKEGEITSYRFYLLAPGDPSTLAKPHTAIQLLLGASSPDLKPEEATSPVDEAGALQTWDTLLNSLRLRPGAV; the protein is encoded by the coding sequence ATGACGAATCCCTTGTTGACCAAGCCGCGCCCGTGGTGCATCGGCCGCTTTGTATTCGAGCGACCCACGGCGAGCGAGATCACGAACCAGCGATACGCGTATTGGGGGGAGAAGCTGGAGACACAGCACAACGTATCGTCTGCAACGTATCAGGCCAAGGTTGACGGCCTCGAAAGGGAATTGAAAACAAAGAAACGCACTGATCCGGGTAGTAGAGATAATAAAACGTATAATCCGTGGTTAGAAAAAGTATTGTCACCAAAGACTGACTCCAGAGTTTTTGCTTATAAGAAATTTTATACTGAAGGGGTCGCTTTACCGTTTCAGACGGAAGGTTACATTTACGAAAACAAAACCTTGTTCCATATGACTGGGTCATTTGGCTCAGGGGGTCTGGATAAGTTTGAGCCTGTTTACACCGATCTCTATCGTCGCATCAAGGCACGCGATAACTGGTCCGTGCCGACGGAGTCGGGATTCTGCTTCGACGGCGGCATTGCCACAGGCTCGTCGACTTATCCCGAAGAAGTGAGCCAGTCGTTCGCGCTGATGCCGGGACGGCCGGCGCTGCTGGTGATCCAGATGCGGGATGCAGTTGACGTCGACCAGAAAGAGCCGCTGACCAAGACACTGCCCGCCCTGCGCGCGCAGATGGACCGCGTGTCGAGCGGCAGCTACCGCATTCTGCGGCAAGGCAAACGCACGGTGGCCGGGATGGACGCCGAGGAAGTGCTGTTCGCGCTGAAGGAGGGCGAGATCACGTCGTACCGCTTCTACCTGCTCGCGCCGGGTGATCCGAGCACGTTGGCGAAGCCGCATACGGCCATCCAGTTGCTGCTCGGTGCGAGCAGTCCCGATTTGAAGCCTGAAGAAGCGACTTCTCCGGTCGACGAGGCCGGCGCTCTGCAAACGTGGGACACGCTGCTGAACAGCCTCCGGCTGCGACCGGGTGCCGTCTGA
- a CDS encoding PAAR domain-containing protein: MRRYDIVKGDTTTVGGIVQGGDGADLIGGREQAYEHDPVWCPVCKTVGTIGCTGPRISTTGPDGREAALSDDLCLCACPTPPKLVASQSVSYIEV, encoded by the coding sequence ATGCGACGCTACGACATCGTGAAGGGTGACACAACGACCGTCGGCGGCATCGTGCAAGGAGGCGATGGCGCCGATCTGATCGGCGGCCGAGAGCAAGCCTACGAGCACGATCCGGTGTGGTGCCCCGTCTGCAAGACAGTGGGTACGATCGGCTGCACCGGCCCGCGGATCTCCACTACCGGACCGGATGGGCGAGAGGCGGCGCTGAGCGATGATCTCTGCCTATGCGCGTGTCCGACGCCGCCGAAACTGGTGGCGTCGCAATCCGTGTCATATATCGAGGTCTGA
- a CDS encoding IS256 family transposase, with translation MAKRTQETNGSQAATEVKGLPGLDDLIQQGARQIIQQAIEAELAALLEQYSNVKTLDGRRAIVRNGYLPEREVVTAVGPVPVQVPKVRDRSGSGVKFNSNIVPPYVRKSPRVSAALPWLYLRGVSTGDMSEAFSVLLGEQAKGLSPNVVVRLKAQWADEFERWNKRDLSGSRWVYWWADGIHTGARSEDSDGQCLLVIIGVKPDGSKERVALADGYRESKDSWRDLLLDLKARGLQAGPLLATGDGAMGLWAALEEVFPQTRQQRCWFHKIGNVLNALPKSQHGRAKAALSEIWNAATRAEAIVAFNQFVATYSAKYPKAAEKVTKDRDELLAFYDFPAEHWQHLRTTNPIESTFATVRHRTTRTRNCLSRATFLGLAFKLIESAEQSWRRIRGVDKIEQLMKGIPFKDGTPVIESTPAQQPLAA, from the coding sequence ATGGCGAAACGTACGCAGGAAACAAACGGCAGTCAAGCAGCAACGGAAGTGAAGGGCCTGCCCGGTCTGGACGACCTGATCCAGCAGGGCGCGCGGCAGATTATCCAGCAGGCGATCGAGGCGGAATTGGCGGCATTGCTCGAGCAGTATTCGAACGTGAAAACGCTGGACGGACGGCGCGCGATCGTGCGCAACGGCTATCTGCCCGAACGCGAGGTCGTCACGGCAGTCGGGCCCGTGCCGGTTCAGGTGCCCAAGGTGCGTGACCGTTCGGGCTCGGGCGTGAAGTTCAACTCGAACATCGTGCCGCCCTACGTGCGCAAGTCGCCCCGGGTGAGCGCGGCGCTGCCGTGGCTTTACCTGCGCGGTGTTTCCACCGGCGACATGAGCGAAGCGTTCAGCGTGCTGCTCGGCGAACAAGCCAAAGGCCTCTCGCCCAATGTCGTGGTGCGCCTGAAGGCGCAATGGGCCGACGAGTTCGAGCGATGGAACAAACGCGACCTGTCGGGCTCGCGCTGGGTCTACTGGTGGGCTGATGGCATTCACACCGGCGCGCGCAGCGAAGACTCCGATGGCCAGTGCCTGCTGGTGATCATCGGCGTGAAGCCGGACGGGAGCAAGGAGCGCGTGGCGCTCGCCGACGGCTATCGCGAATCGAAGGATTCGTGGCGTGACCTGTTGCTGGACCTGAAGGCACGCGGGCTGCAGGCCGGCCCGCTGCTGGCTACTGGCGACGGCGCGATGGGCCTGTGGGCGGCGCTTGAAGAAGTGTTCCCGCAGACCAGGCAACAACGCTGCTGGTTCCACAAGATCGGCAACGTGCTCAACGCTCTGCCGAAATCGCAGCACGGCCGCGCCAAGGCTGCCCTGTCTGAAATCTGGAATGCGGCAACGCGAGCCGAGGCCATCGTCGCGTTCAACCAGTTCGTTGCGACGTATTCGGCCAAATATCCCAAGGCCGCTGAGAAGGTCACGAAGGACCGCGACGAGTTGCTCGCGTTCTACGACTTTCCAGCTGAACACTGGCAGCATCTGCGAACGACCAACCCGATCGAATCGACGTTTGCGACGGTACGTCATCGCACAACGCGTACGCGCAACTGTCTGTCGCGCGCGACCTTCCTTGGTCTGGCATTCAAGCTGATCGAATCGGCTGAACAGTCGTGGCGCCGTATCCGCGGCGTGGACAAGATCGAACAGCTCATGAAGGGCATTCCCTTCAAGGATGGTACCCCGGTGATCGAAAGCACACCGGCTCAGCAACCGCTCGCCGCCTGA